Sequence from the Bicyclus anynana chromosome 2, ilBicAnyn1.1, whole genome shotgun sequence genome:
aaatggacgacagcgatcttgacgtttggaaaattttaaaatacacgtaatatttaaattaagttttataagaaatttttaacttttattaattgatatcgatatgtTTTGGACCctcattccatgtactacacaaaattaatattgtttatattaaatttgatatgagtcaactacccatTGTCATTTCTTTCAAAAGGCTTTAAAAAAGCAACTGCAGAGCGTCGAttcattatgatgatgataatgggtGTAAGTAGTGGCGTACAcaccatagatacaaaaatgtcCTGCCTACCCTGACAACGATTACGAACGTGTATTGCGataagaattttccattttgcacCTATAGTGcaaaccctagttaaaaaccctgtgcacTGGAAGTCACTGTGGGtgtaagcagtggcgtgcacgtcATAGATGCGAAAATACCCTGCgataggaattttccattttacacTTATAATGCATACTCTATACTGAAGCCTTTCtagatgagtactgtttaccaacaaacaaattaaaaatgagggtataaatcactagtcatctCACACCTACTAATAATTGACGGCCgcatggcgcagtgggtagtgaccacttgtgctttctgcatccacggccatgagttcgattcccacaactggaaaatatttgtgtgatgagcatgagtgttttccagtgtctgtgtgtatttatacattatgtaaatatttatatgtagtatacaattgtatattaatattataatatcaactatcttagcacccataatacaagctactctgtatgcttactttggggctagatagtgatgtgtattgattaagtatatttatttattattaattatagttaacttgttcttaaattaatgaaaataaatttgattaataagcttagaacaattagttatgattaatatattttataaacaaacaaataatttaaaataaataagttacgaaatgacatgcgtttccTACCTTaatatctaatttatttgttgataaacagtactcatcaagataggctgtagtatagtttaaTTCCCTGTACATGCTACTGGGTGTGGGTAGTGTTGTCCCCACTCACCAGTGCTGGGCAGGCTGGCCACGGTGAGCACGACCCCGCCGGCCGCCTCCTCCACGTGGCCCACGTCCAGCAGCGGCGCGGGCGAGCCGCCGTGCCACGCCATGGACGCGGTGCACGCGCACACGTACGCGCGCAGCGGCACGCCCGCGTCCACGAGCGCCAGCGTCGCGGCGTTCACGCTCGCGCAGTACGCGCCGCCGTCTGCCTGCAACAATTGCCTACGTGTATATGTTGTGTATGACTATGACGTCACGAAATGCGGACAGTGTTTACGgcgtttattaaatataatcttttactatttttaattaaaattggttcTTTTCTTCAGCTTTgcaaaatttgtttgttagtaaatgagtactgtttactaacaaacaaaatccCGGGCCTATGCCCGACGGCAAGCTGAAGAAAAgaaccaattttaattaaaaatagtaaaagattattttattaacttaagaTAAAAGTGACGTGTTTTTTTTGacgtggatttacaaaacggaggtcctgggttcgatccccggctgggccgattgagattgtcttaattggtccaggtcggcggcttcggccgtggctagttaccaccctaccgacaaagacggttccggtacgatgtcgtgtagaaaccgaaaggaatgtggattttcatccacaacaagttagcccgctttcatcttagactgcatcatcacttaccatcaggtgagattctagtcaagggctaacttgtgaagaatataaaaaacagAAGTTGGTCTGTTTTCGTTTACTTAACATCTGAGCAACCAGGGTTCATTGGGCAAGTAAGTATCACTCACCTGTAAGACCTCAATATAAATGTCTATCTGTGAGCGTGGATACAGCTCCGTTTTGATGGCTGCAGTCAGAGCCTGGCGCAGGTGGAGCGACATCTCCAGCGACTTGCGATCACCTCGCGGACGGTTCTTTCTTTCACCTGTAGGTACAGAaacaagactgtgatggacctgccaatgcataactttaagcaatgtgttaaaaaacatttgcttagtcgaggttactacaccatcgatgagttccttaatgacaaagttgcttggaggccgttggatcaccttccaccttcacacaggaagtaaaactataagaaattgtaatgttgtcataaattgtaattataatattattgtatgattttttttaaaaaagagcaactgttgagtttcttgccggtttcttctcagcagaatctgccttccgaaccggtggtagaatctttacaaatagttaactgacgtatcaaaagtgcttgtatactgagcctacttgaaataaatgaatttttgattttttgatactTGTTTAAATTAACTACAAAAATGTTTAGAGACATTCTCGCGCCACGCCTGTTGCTCCTcgattgcgcacctttcactttacAGGCTGAgttattgagacgtacatagtgtatgctgcggagcgacatacacctatttagacagtcgatctcaaagagtaaactccatttgtgcgtcggagctgacacactctTCTTTTAAAAGAACTTTATTTAGAGTTTGTTTATTATCTACAACTACTTATTTATTGACACAGATCTATATCAAAATTCTTTCTCTATTCACTTTTTCACTttcttctattatttttttgacaatattcAATTTATAGTAAATGAAAATAGACTAATAGAGGTCATATAGAGTAGGTAAAGTTTTAACTTAGCTAGTACTACCTAATGTTTACTCGATGTAACCATTATTAAACTCTATTTTCTTGTAATACAAATGCATCTTTATAAAGAGGGTCTACAGACCCCGTGCCCCTTCTCTCTCTCTATTGCTAAAGCATTAGTTTTAGCCTTTCGGTGTTCTGTGGTTTATAAAAAATGGGTGCATGCACAATGTTACAAAAAGTAAATCACACTCTACAGGGTTGATAGACACAAagaacctaattttttttattttgagtatttttaGGGATTTATAAGTGATAAAACATCTTGCCTGTGGAAAATGTGGCCATGCTGTACTGACAGTTTACAACCACTGCTTCTGTTGAACTCTTTGATTTAGAAGCCTGAAAATcacaattaaaagttaaatgcatccacatattttaatttattattattagctactACTCCTAGGTTATGGGCCTACTTTTTTCTATATGGCTGTGGCAGATTTACAAACTGGCCACCAGTAAGCTGTTGAATTTTTGCCTCACCTACTAACACCTGAAATTTGCTATCCTTTACCCATTTTTCATGTATAGACAAACGGCAGCATTAAGTTTAGTACAGATGATAAAGTGTCATgcaaattttagtattttataatatgtacactacatacagataaaataaatcttaccAGAGCAACAAAAAAGTGAACAAAACATGAATAGATAGCTATTTAGCAAATAAAAAGCAGAACAAACCTGATGTGGTCCATAGACGGCGGCTAGCACTTTAGTATTCCCTTGTTCTAAGTACGCGCTCCCATCAGGTTGTGTGAATACCCCAAGTTTACACCTTATACGACGCAATTCATTAGGCCTCCGTCCATCTAGACGGAGCCCTTGACTGGAAAGCAGGTCTGGGCCCGGCATGAGGAATGAATCCTGGTAGGCAGTTTACAGCACGCACTTTAATTATAGAAGTAATAGAAATGCAatgttgtttaaattattataggaTAACAATAcagtttaatttaagtaagtagATGTTAATTATGGTCCACTCCACTGTAATATTAGCTCACCggttttaaagatatttattttatttagttttaaagtaGCTGATTTAACGAACAATAAATCACACAAACATAacctaaaaaatgtaatttgtatttgtaaacaACCATATCATATTTTCTCGGAaaatgaattaatatttaatgcacagatcactatagactataaatttaatgaaatgaaCATTGAACACAAGGAGAAGGAACCAAGGAACACAACCAATTGCAACCACAGATTATTAGATACGTTGCaaccttcatttgtcgtctgtggttaCAACCAAGCAACACAATTCACAATCAAGAAAAACACAACAGATAACAAACGACAAATTACAGATTAGATGTGTAGTACATCATCTGTGGATACtagataaaaagaaataagatattattttttaataatgagctctaagttctagcccttttgattAGTATTTAAGtcaaagaatatatactccaaggaAAAGAAGTGAAGGTACAAATACGTAAACGTTGGACACAGTAGCGCTACTATTTTCGCAAACGGAATATTTTACAAGTAAAAAGTCAGTGATCCTTACCATTACCCTTAAAGTGGCCATTGACGGTCAGTCCAAGCATAAAACTACGGCTTAAAACTCCGGCGTCACTCCAAAatttgaccgtcaatggcgaatCATCACTCCAGAGTAAAACTGACAACACGCCACGAAAATTTTCCGTGACTGCCATAAATCGAAGCGGCGCGTTGCGCCAAACTGACCGTCAATCTGCGATCTTCAtgggaataactcatacaaattactttcCACCTAAGGGCtggaatgaatttaaaaattagaactgctgtcatcagctgtgaagagttttatgtttttttttaatttgtccccaactaaaTCCGGGGACATGCAAAAATCGTTGACCACacagcctgttcagacgtcaatgaagttcttgaggaaaaattttatgtaaaagataaagtaattataaaaaatgctaCGGCCATGTAAGCTTCTAAACAGTCAGTGTAAAATTAGCTCAAATTTCTTAATCGGAATATGCCGCAACACTAACGCGTTGAGTTCcttaaacaaaatttgaaaggCGACATAAATTGGCGGGATACTAATCTGTTACATAACAGTgacggaataaaaaaaaatggtagttattaaaaaattgtaatgacaattaattttttattactttaaatataatatatagtatttaatattttataaaattctaaactaaATTTTGTCTAAAGTTATATTTGTTTCCGAACGACCATTTGCCATCTCATTCCTTCTCAcgctttctctctttctctctccccAAGACGATGGATTAAACAGCAACACACACAACAAAAAATGCAATACAATACTGAAGCCACCAGCCACATAAATTAtgattaatgtttgttattaacAAATTTCTGCAAAGTTCTGTCTGACTCTATTCATGTCCCCATAATAACTTTGccagtagtttatttttttgtcatattttagATCTCTTTGTTATTGACCCAAAAGCAGATATGACCGTTCCCTTGGTGCCTGTGGCAGTGCTGGTCAAAGGTTGTTGCAGCAAACCAGGTCGTTTGATACTGGGCTTGAATGCCACATGGGGTCCTGCTTGATCCCACTTAGACTTCCGTTTCCTATCATCGTCACTATCTGATTTCTTAGCAATTCCACTGATGAAATCAATCTTTGACAATTTAtccttcttttctttttctagtTTCTCCATTTCAGCTTTCTGAACTTTCGCCAGCTCATCATAATAAGATTCTTTTCCCCATCTCAATGGGTCATATATCTCAGGTGGATAGTTAGTACCCAACTCATTTATGTCACAGAATTGGATTAGTTTCTCATAAATACTGGGGTTCCGGAAGTTTTTCTTTTCCTGGATGATTTTATTCATGTCTAAGCCCTCTGTAACCATGCGGTTGTAGTACTTGGCTATGGTATCTTGCAGCTCCTTGGGGCACTTGCCCGGCGGCTCGGGCGGTATCATGACTCCATCTTCCGAGTCGTCGGGCTCCACTGACCGCGGAATCGTTTCGTCCGTGTCTGTCTCCATGGACAGTCTTCTCATGTCGTCAGCGGTGGGCGACGAAGTTTCCTCGTCCGAGACAATCGTGTCGTCTACGTATGAAACTAGTCTGCGTTTAGGGGACACAGGTGCTAACGAAAGTTGTTTGTTTTCCCCCGCGGTTTGCGGACTGACTGGCACAGATTGTGTAACCATGAGCTCTTCTTTGTCTGGCGTCTGTTGTCCATCCTCCATATCTTCCTCGCCCTCAGAGTCCGTGTACGTTGCCGTGAGGGAAGCTAGGGCTTGGGAGGTCATGGTTGTGAATCGATCGCTTAACCtcgtaacaaaattattaaattttaaaagacaTAGCCGCACTTTCGAAATGAAAGTCTAATCTTATGCCTCGCCCTCGCCTCGTAAAGTAATCGATAAATCAATAATCACAATTTCACTggggtacttgtaccgaatcgtaaatctatggttttcaccaaggaacatatttactcaggagtaaacccctttgacacctatatatgtATCTAAGGTAAAccccttagatacatagataatag
This genomic interval carries:
- the LOC112046843 gene encoding exosome complex component RRP41 isoform X2 encodes the protein MPGPDLLSSQGLRLDGRRPNELRRIRCKLGVFTQPDGSAYLEQGNTKVLAAVYGPHQASKSKSSTEAVVVNCQYSMATFSTGERKNRPRGDRKSLEMSLHLRQALTAAIKTELYPRSQIDIYIEVLQADGGAYCASVNAATLALVDAGVPLRAYVCACTASMAWHGGSPAPLLDVGHVEEAAGGVVLTVASLPSTGSIALLEMSHRLHSDYFENVLSRALQGCRDIEVILDKAVRDHLAEGWTKQDVVTV
- the LOC112046843 gene encoding exosome complex component RRP41 isoform X1 produces the protein MATLRVMDSFLMPGPDLLSSQGLRLDGRRPNELRRIRCKLGVFTQPDGSAYLEQGNTKVLAAVYGPHQASKSKSSTEAVVVNCQYSMATFSTGERKNRPRGDRKSLEMSLHLRQALTAAIKTELYPRSQIDIYIEVLQADGGAYCASVNAATLALVDAGVPLRAYVCACTASMAWHGGSPAPLLDVGHVEEAAGGVVLTVASLPSTGSIALLEMSHRLHSDYFENVLSRALQGCRDIEVILDKAVRDHLAEGWTKQDVVTV
- the LOC112046835 gene encoding SAP30-binding protein-like gives rise to the protein MTSQALASLTATYTDSEGEEDMEDGQQTPDKEELMVTQSVPVSPQTAGENKQLSLAPVSPKRRLVSYVDDTIVSDEETSSPTADDMRRLSMETDTDETIPRSVEPDDSEDGVMIPPEPPGKCPKELQDTIAKYYNRMVTEGLDMNKIIQEKKNFRNPSIYEKLIQFCDINELGTNYPPEIYDPLRWGKESYYDELAKVQKAEMEKLEKEKKDKLSKIDFISGIAKKSDSDDDRKRKSKWDQAGPHVAFKPSIKRPGLLQQPLTSTATGTKGTVISAFGSITKRSKI